In Beutenbergia cavernae DSM 12333, the DNA window AGCCGCTCGCCCACGTACTTCGTGAGCGCGACGAGGCTGTTGGAGTAGCCCCACTCGTTGTCGTACCAGGCCACGACCTTGACCTGGTTGCCGATCACCTTCGTGAGCTTCGCATCGAAGATGCTCTGGTGCGGGTTGGTGACGATGTCGGACGACACGATCTCGTCGTCGACGTACTCGAGCACGCCCTTGAGGTCGCCGTCGGCAGCGGCCTTGACCGCCGCGTTGACGTCGTCGACGGTCAGGTCCTCGCGACCCACGTTGACCGTGAGGTCGGTGGCGGAGCCGGTGATGACCGGCACGCGCAGGGCGTAGCCGTCGAGCTTGCCCTTGAGCGCCGGCAGCACGAGGCCGATGGCCTTCGCGGCGCCGGTCGACGTCGGCACGATGTTCTGCGCGGCTGCGCGGGCGCGGCGGAGGTCCTTGTGCGGACCGTCCTGCAGGTTCTGGTCGCCGGTGTACGCGTGGATCGTCGTCATGAGGCCGTGCTGGATGCCGAACGCGTCGTTGATCGCCTTCGCGAGCGGCGCGAGGCAGTTCGTGGTGCAGGACGCGTTCGAGATGACGTGCTGCGTGGCCGGGTCGTACTCCGTGTGGTTCACGCCGACGACGAACGTGCCGTCGTCGTTCTTGCCGGGCGCGGAGATGATGACCTTCTTGGCGCCCGCGTCGATGTGCGCCTTGGCCTTGGTGGCATCGGTGAAGAAGCCCGTGGACTCGATGACGACGTCCGCGCCGAGCTCCGCCCACGGCAGGTTCGCCGGGTCGCGCTCCTCGAGCGCGCGGATCTTCGTGCCGCCGACGATGATGTTGCCCTCGTCGTAGGACACCTCGGCCGGGAAGCGGCCGAGCACGGTGTCGTACTTGAGCAGGTGCGCGAGCGTCTTGTTGTCCGTCAGGTCGTTGACGCCCACGACCTCGATGTCCGCCCCCGACGCGACGATCGCTCGGTAGTAGTTCCGTCCGATGCGGCCGAAGCCGTTGATACCGACGCGGATGGTCACCATGTCCTCCTCGTGCGCGGAGCGCGCAGGTCGTTGCGATGGAGCTCGCCCACGTCGACCGGATCAGTACCCCGTCGGGCGCAGGCGGCGGGGCGGACCCTTGGGGCCGCCCTCCATCTTGCGACCCTACACCGGCTCCGGAGGGGTCACCTGGGTAGGAGGTCCCGCCCAGGGGGGCGTCTCAGAGGTCGAGCATCTCCGGTGTGAGGATGCTCTCGGTGTCGGGGATCCCGAGGTCCGACGCCTTCTTGTCGGCCATCGCGAGAAGGCGCCGGATGCGGCCGGCGACGGCGTCCTTCGTCAGCGGCGGGTCGGACAGCTGGCCCAGCTCCTCCAGCGAGGCCTGCTTGTTCTCGAGGCGCAGCCGGCCGGCCTCGACCAGGTGGTCGGGCACGTCCTCGGCGAGGATCTCGAACGCCCGCTCCACGCGTGCGCTCGCCGCGACCGCCGCCCGTGCCGACCGCCGCAGGTTCGCGTCGTCGAAGTTCGCCAGGCGGTTCGCCGTGCCGCGCACCTCCCGACGCATCCGGCGCTCCTCCCAGGCGAGGACGGCGTCGTGCGCGCCCATCCGGGTGAGGATCGCGGAGATCGCGTCGCCGTCCCGGATCACGACCCGGTCCACCCCGCGCACCTCGCGCGCCTTCGACGTGATGCCGAGCCGGCGGGCGGCACCCACGAGCGCCAGCGCCGCCTCCGGCCCGGGGCACGTGACCTCCAGGGCCGAGGACCGGCCGGGCTCCGTGAGGGATCCGTGCGCGAGAAAGGCACCCCGCCAGGCGGCGACCGTGTCGCCGATGCTCGCGGAGACCACCTGGGGCGGGAGCCCGCGCACGGGCCGCCCGCGGCTGTCCAGCAGCCCGGTCTGCCGAGCGAGCGCCTCGCCGTCGCGCACGACGCGGACGACGTACCGGTTGCCCTTCCGCAGCGCGCCACCGGAGACGACGATGATGTCGCTCACGTGGCCGTACACCTCGGCGATCGCGACGCGGAGCCGGCGGGCAGCGATCGCCGCGTCCAGCTCCGCCTCGATCACGATGCGGCCCGAGATGATGTGGAGTCCCCCCGCGAACCTCAGCGTCGCCGACACCTCGGCCTTGCGGCTGGAGATCTTGTCGACCCGGACTCTGGCCAGCTCGTCCTTCACGGCAGCGGTCAGCGACATGGCGGCCATCCTGCCACTCATCGGACCGCTCCCACGTCGCCCCAGGTGCCCGCGAACGCGTCCCGGTACGCGGCGGCGAGGCGCAGCGGGTCGTGCCGCGGCGTCCCGTCGTCGGCCCGGACCTGGCGCAGGACGAGCTCTCCCCCGAGCCTCCGCACGCTGGCCTCCAGCTCCCTGACGTCGTCCACCCACGTCGGATCGGCGACCACGACGTCGAGGCGCAGGTCCGGGTCGTAGCGCGACAGCGCGACCACGTGGTCGGCGGCGGAGAAGCCCTCGGTCTCCCCCGGCTGCGCCTGCAGGTTGAGCGTCAGGGCCACGCGGGCGCCGCCGTCGTGCACCGCGTCCCGCAGCTCGGGCACGAGCAGATGGGGCATGACGGACGTGTACCAGGATCCGGGGCCGAGCACCACCCAGTCGGCCGCGCGGACGGCTGCGACCGCCTCCGGGCACGCCGGTGGCCCCTCCGGGACCAGGCGCACGCGCGCGACCCGCCCGCTCGTCACGGCGACCCGGCTCTGGCCGCGGACGACGACGTCGAGGCCACCGTCGCGCGTGACGTCCGCCTCGATCTGGAGCGGCACCGCCGCCATGGGGAGCACCCTGCCGCGCGCGCCGATCAGCTCGGCGAGCCCGTCCAGGCCGGAGACCGGGTCGCCGGCGACCGCCCACGCCGCGGCGATGACGAGGTTGCCGGCCGCGTGCGCGTCGAGCGGGCCGTCGGTGTCGAAGCGGTGCTGCAGCAGGTCGTGCCACCGCCGGCCCCGGGGCGTGTCGTCGCACAGGGCCGCCAACGCCATCCGCAGGTCACCCGGCGGGAGGATGCCGAGCTCGGAACGCAGCCGACCGGACGAGCCGCCGTCGTCGGCCACCGTCACGACGGCGGTGAGGTCCGGGGTGAGGTGCCGCAACGCCATGAGCGTGGACGAGAGCCCGTGACCGCCGCCGAGGGCGACGATGCGGGGCGGCGCCGACGGCGTCGGGCCGAGCGGGTCGAGATGCACGGTCACTCGCGACCCAGGTCACGGTGCAGGGTGCGGACCGAGTTGCCGTCCTCGCGGAGCCGCTCCGCCATCGCCTCGGCGATCGCGACCGACCTGTGCTTGCCGCCGGTGCAGCCCACCGCGATCGTGACGTACGGCTTCTGCTCGCGGAGGTAGCCGTCGAGCACGGGCTCGACGGCGGACACGTACGCGTCGACGAAGTCCTGCGCACCGGGCAGCGCCAGCACGTAGTCGCGCACGGCGTCGTCACGGCCCGTGAGATGGCGCAGCTCCGTGACCCAGTACGGGTTGGAGAGGAACCGCACGTCCACCACGTGGTCGGCGTCCAGCGGCAGCCCGTACTTGAAGCCGAACGAGACGAGCGTGAGTCGCAGCGGCCGGTCGGCCTCGCCGGCCACCACGTCCCGCACCTGCGCCGCCAGCTCATGGACGGTGAGGTCGGTGGTGTCGAGGACGACGTCGGACCGCTCCCGCAGGTGCGCGAGCACCCGGCGCTCCTCGGCGATCCCGTCGAGGATCCGCCCGTCGCCCTGCAGCGGGTGCGGGCGACGGACCTGCTCGAAGCGCCGCACGAGCACCTCGTCCGAGGCGTCCAGGAACACGATCCGGTACTCGAGGTCCTGCGCCCGGATGTCGTCGATCACCCGGGCCAGATCGGCGAAGAACTCGCCGCCGCGCACGTCGACGACCACGGCGAGCCGCCGCACCCCGGCCCCGCTCGCCGTCATCATCCCCGCCAGCGGCAGCAGCATCGTCGGCGGCAGGTTGTCGACGACGTACCAGTCGAGGTCCTCCAGGACCGCCGCGGCACGGGTGCGCCCGGCGCCCGACATCCCCGTGATGATGAGCAGCTCCGCGCGCTCGTCCTCAGGCCGTGGCGTGTGCGCCTCGAGCATCGGGATCCCCTCGGGGACCGTGGGCGGACCGGACGGTTCGGGGCTCGGCGCGCTCATCCCCCCAGGATGCCAGGCGAGCGGGTGCTCAGCCCTCGGGGACGACGACGGCGTCCCGACCGTCCGGGTCCGCGGCGGCCCCGTCCGCCGTGCCCGGCTCGCCGACGGCGCCCGGCTCCGTCGTCGCGTCGTCGGGTGACGGCGCCAGGGCGGCCAGCACCTGCTCGGCCGTGCGCCTGCCGAAGCCGGGGACCGCCGCGATCTCCTCCGGCGTCGCCGCGCGGATCCTTCGCACCGAGCCGAAGGCCTGGAGCAGCGCGGCCTGCCGCGACGGCCCGAGCCCCGGGACGTCGTCGAGCGTGGACCGCGTCATCGACTTGCCCCGGCGCTTGCGGTGGTGCGTGATCGCGAACCGGTGCGCCTCGTCCCGCACGCGCTGCAGGAGGTACAGGCCCTCGCTGGCGCGCGGGAGCACGAGCGGGTACTCCTCGCCCGGCAGCCACACCTCCTCGAGCCGCTTCGCCAGGCCGACGAGGGCCACATCGCTCACGCCGAGCTCGTCGAGCGCGCGCTGGGCGGCCGCCACCTGCGGTGGCCCGCCGTCGACGACGACGAGGTTCGGCGGGTACGCGAACCTCGCCGGCCGGCCCGTCTCCGGATCCACCGGGCCGGCGATCGCGACGCCGTCGTCGTCCTCCGCCGGCACCTCACCGCTCCCGCCGCCGGCCACGCCGACGTCGCGCTGCGCGAGGTAGCGGCGGAAGCGCCGCGTGATGACCTCGTGCATGGCCTCGGTGTCGTCGCGGGCGCCCTGCCCGTCGGCACCTCGGACCACGAACTGGCGGTACTCGGACTTGCGCGCCAGCCCGTCCTCGAACACCACCATCGACCCGACCTGGTGCGTGCCCTGCAGGGTCGAGATGTCGTAGCACTCGATGCGCAGCGGTGACTCGGCCAGGCCGAGCTCCTCCTGAAGCTCGGACAGCGCACGCGACCGGGACGTCAGGTCACCGGCTCGGCGCGTCTTGTGCAGCGCGAGCGCCTGCTGCGCATTCGTCCGGACAGTCTCGGCGAGGGCGCGCTTCTCGCCGCGCTGCGGGATCCGCAGCGAGACCCGGGAACCGCGCAGCGTGCTGAGCCACTCCGCGAGCTCGACGGCGTCGTCCGGCAGCGCCGGCACGAGCACCTCGCGCGGCACGCCGGTCGCGCCGCCGTCCGGGCCCTTCTCCGTGGCGTACGGCCCGTACACCTGCTGGAGCAGCCGCTCGACGAGCGCTCCGTCGTCGAGGTCCTCCACCCGCTCGGTGACCCAGCCGCGCTGCCCGCGAACCCGCCCGCCGCGCACATGGAACACCTGGACCGACACCTCGAGCTCGTCGGCGGCGAGCGCGAACACGTCGGCGTCGGTGCCGTCCGCGAGGACCACGGCGTTCTTCTCGACCACGCGGCGCAGCGCGTTGATGTCGTCCCGCACGCGCGCGGCGCGCTCGAAGTCCAGCTCGGCGGACGCGGCCGCCATCTCGGACTCGAGCCGGCGCAGGAAGACGCCCGACTCCCCCGCCATGAACGAGCAGAAGTCCTCGGCCAGATCGCGGTGATCCTCGACGCTGATGCGGCCGACGCACGGGGCCGAGCACTTGTCGATGTACCCGAGGAGGCACGGGCGACCGCTCGCCGCCGCTCGCTTGTAGACACCGGACGAGCACGTCCGGACGGGGAACACGCGCAGCAGCAGATCGACGGTCTCCCGGATCGCCCACGCGTGGCCGTAGGGCCCGAAGTACCGCGTGCCCTTCCGCTTGGCGCCGCGCATCACCTGGACGCGTGGGACCTCCTCACCCATGGTGACGGCGAGGTAGGGGTACGACTTGTCGTCCCGGTACTTGACGTTGAACCTCGGGTCGAACTCCTTGATCCACGAGTACTCGAGCTGGAGCGCCTCGACCTCGGTCCCGACCACCGTCCACTCGACGGAGCTCGCCGTCGTGACCATCTGCTGCGTGCGTGGGTGCAGCGCGCTGAGGTCCTGGAAGTAGCTCGAGAGACGGGACCGGAGGCTCTTCGCCTTCCCGACGTAGACGACGCGGCCGTGCGGGTCCCGGAACCGGTACACCCCCGGCGCGTCCGGGATCTCCCCGGGACGCGGTCGGTACGTCGTCGGGTCAGCCATGCCTCCACCTTAGAACGTGTGTCCCACGGTCCGCGTGCACCAGGATGGTGGCTGTGGCCGGACACCAGGGGACGCCGCTGCGCGTCATGACGTTCAACATCAAGTACGACGACGCCGCCAGCCCCGTCGCCGCGTGGGCGCCGCGCCGGGCCGCCGTCGCCGCCACGATCCGGGCGGCTGCTCCCGACGTGGTCGGGCTGCAGGAGGTCCAGTCCCACCAGCTCGCGGACCTGCGCGCGGACCTGCCGGAGTACGAGGCCGTGGGCGTGGGCCGCGACGACGGCGCCGCGGGCGGCGAGCACGTGCCTCTCCTCGTGCGCCGGGCCGCGTGGCGCATCGCGGAGTGGG includes these proteins:
- the rapZ gene encoding RNase adapter RapZ, with protein sequence MSAPSPEPSGPPTVPEGIPMLEAHTPRPEDERAELLIITGMSGAGRTRAAAVLEDLDWYVVDNLPPTMLLPLAGMMTASGAGVRRLAVVVDVRGGEFFADLARVIDDIRAQDLEYRIVFLDASDEVLVRRFEQVRRPHPLQGDGRILDGIAEERRVLAHLRERSDVVLDTTDLTVHELAAQVRDVVAGEADRPLRLTLVSFGFKYGLPLDADHVVDVRFLSNPYWVTELRHLTGRDDAVRDYVLALPGAQDFVDAYVSAVEPVLDGYLREQKPYVTIAVGCTGGKHRSVAIAEAMAERLREDGNSVRTLHRDLGRE
- the whiA gene encoding DNA-binding protein WhiA, yielding MSLTAAVKDELARVRVDKISSRKAEVSATLRFAGGLHIISGRIVIEAELDAAIAARRLRVAIAEVYGHVSDIIVVSGGALRKGNRYVVRVVRDGEALARQTGLLDSRGRPVRGLPPQVVSASIGDTVAAWRGAFLAHGSLTEPGRSSALEVTCPGPEAALALVGAARRLGITSKAREVRGVDRVVIRDGDAISAILTRMGAHDAVLAWEERRMRREVRGTANRLANFDDANLRRSARAAVAASARVERAFEILAEDVPDHLVEAGRLRLENKQASLEELGQLSDPPLTKDAVAGRIRRLLAMADKKASDLGIPDTESILTPEMLDL
- the gap gene encoding type I glyceraldehyde-3-phosphate dehydrogenase; the protein is MTIRVGINGFGRIGRNYYRAIVASGADIEVVGVNDLTDNKTLAHLLKYDTVLGRFPAEVSYDEGNIIVGGTKIRALEERDPANLPWAELGADVVIESTGFFTDATKAKAHIDAGAKKVIISAPGKNDDGTFVVGVNHTEYDPATQHVISNASCTTNCLAPLAKAINDAFGIQHGLMTTIHAYTGDQNLQDGPHKDLRRARAAAQNIVPTSTGAAKAIGLVLPALKGKLDGYALRVPVITGSATDLTVNVGREDLTVDDVNAAVKAAADGDLKGVLEYVDDEIVSSDIVTNPHQSIFDAKLTKVIGNQVKVVAWYDNEWGYSNSLVALTKYVGERL
- the uvrC gene encoding excinuclease ABC subunit UvrC — translated: MADPTTYRPRPGEIPDAPGVYRFRDPHGRVVYVGKAKSLRSRLSSYFQDLSALHPRTQQMVTTASSVEWTVVGTEVEALQLEYSWIKEFDPRFNVKYRDDKSYPYLAVTMGEEVPRVQVMRGAKRKGTRYFGPYGHAWAIRETVDLLLRVFPVRTCSSGVYKRAAASGRPCLLGYIDKCSAPCVGRISVEDHRDLAEDFCSFMAGESGVFLRRLESEMAAASAELDFERAARVRDDINALRRVVEKNAVVLADGTDADVFALAADELEVSVQVFHVRGGRVRGQRGWVTERVEDLDDGALVERLLQQVYGPYATEKGPDGGATGVPREVLVPALPDDAVELAEWLSTLRGSRVSLRIPQRGEKRALAETVRTNAQQALALHKTRRAGDLTSRSRALSELQEELGLAESPLRIECYDISTLQGTHQVGSMVVFEDGLARKSEYRQFVVRGADGQGARDDTEAMHEVITRRFRRYLAQRDVGVAGGGSGEVPAEDDDGVAIAGPVDPETGRPARFAYPPNLVVVDGGPPQVAAAQRALDELGVSDVALVGLAKRLEEVWLPGEEYPLVLPRASEGLYLLQRVRDEAHRFAITHHRKRRGKSMTRSTLDDVPGLGPSRQAALLQAFGSVRRIRAATPEEIAAVPGFGRRTAEQVLAALAPSPDDATTEPGAVGEPGTADGAAADPDGRDAVVVPEG
- a CDS encoding gluconeogenesis factor YvcK family protein, whose translation is MHLDPLGPTPSAPPRIVALGGGHGLSSTLMALRHLTPDLTAVVTVADDGGSSGRLRSELGILPPGDLRMALAALCDDTPRGRRWHDLLQHRFDTDGPLDAHAAGNLVIAAAWAVAGDPVSGLDGLAELIGARGRVLPMAAVPLQIEADVTRDGGLDVVVRGQSRVAVTSGRVARVRLVPEGPPACPEAVAAVRAADWVVLGPGSWYTSVMPHLLVPELRDAVHDGGARVALTLNLQAQPGETEGFSAADHVVALSRYDPDLRLDVVVADPTWVDDVRELEASVRRLGGELVLRQVRADDGTPRHDPLRLAAAYRDAFAGTWGDVGAVR